From a single Coriobacteriaceae bacterium genomic region:
- a CDS encoding energy-coupling factor transporter transmembrane protein EcfT: MDNIREGFGGEPVAAFSMSHPAVPALYIVLTLGLTMFSMQPVLIALSLAGGLAYGFATRGAARTLGALRWQLPVILIIALVNPLFSASGSTELFRIGMRAVYLESMVYGLCMGGLFVASVLWFEAAASMLEYDKVLALLGNAAPVIALMISMCMRLIPQFLRRGRTVLAVQDAIDVPGRAPADPVRSRLRASSVLMGWGMEDSLECADAMRSRGWGAATRRTTYARYRLGRSDVAALVGLALFGVATAAVAWTATTQYSFYPQLSVPAPWPGYVVYAAWMVLPCALHAIDEKRFG; the protein is encoded by the coding sequence GTGGACAACATACGAGAGGGGTTTGGCGGCGAGCCCGTCGCGGCATTCTCGATGTCGCATCCGGCTGTGCCGGCACTCTATATAGTGCTGACGCTGGGGCTCACTATGTTCTCGATGCAGCCGGTACTGATTGCGCTGTCACTTGCGGGCGGGCTGGCGTATGGATTTGCGACGCGCGGGGCTGCCCGTACGTTGGGCGCACTTCGCTGGCAGCTGCCGGTGATTTTGATTATCGCGCTGGTCAACCCGCTATTTAGCGCCTCAGGCTCGACGGAGCTGTTCCGCATCGGCATGCGCGCGGTGTATTTGGAGAGCATGGTGTACGGCCTGTGCATGGGCGGGCTGTTTGTGGCGAGCGTGTTGTGGTTTGAGGCCGCGGCGTCGATGCTCGAATACGACAAGGTGCTCGCGCTGCTGGGCAATGCCGCACCGGTGATTGCGCTCATGATCTCGATGTGCATGAGGCTTATCCCGCAGTTTTTGCGCCGTGGTCGTACGGTGTTGGCGGTGCAGGATGCGATTGATGTGCCGGGCCGCGCGCCGGCCGACCCCGTGCGTTCGCGCTTGCGGGCATCGAGTGTGTTGATGGGCTGGGGCATGGAAGATTCGCTGGAGTGCGCGGACGCGATGCGCTCGCGCGGGTGGGGTGCCGCGACGCGTCGTACGACGTATGCGCGGTATCGACTGGGGCGCAGCGACGTTGCCGCGCTGGTTGGGCTTGCGTTGTTTGGCGTGGCCACGGCGGCAGTGGCGTGGACCGCGACGACGCAGTATTCGTTTTATCCGCAGCTCTCGGTGCCGGCGCCGTGGCCGGGCTATGTCGTGTACGCTGCCTGGATGGTGCTGCCTTGTGCGTTGCATGCGATTGATGAGAAGAGGTTTGGCTGA